From the Penaeus chinensis breed Huanghai No. 1 chromosome 28, ASM1920278v2, whole genome shotgun sequence genome, one window contains:
- the LOC125039957 gene encoding transient receptor potential cation channel subfamily A member 1 homolog: MKPRQTKAKPESSALQDNQVGGGTHPAAPSPITPTTTPTTPTTPTTPSELTEESMVRLLAKHGALLDTQDKYGQTPLHFASMTGNLAAARDLVKCGAVVEIEDNQQMTPIIVAATYGYADIVRLLLVQAKANIRHADSSKQNALHRAAKGGHLEIVKMMIQTAKTMKNFQSFLDARDAKKKTSLYHAASNGHAEVVALLLAEGADVDADNVTLATPLHAAASVGNVLVISMLLEYNAQLDAADLYQRTPLMYAAGGDHTEAIATLVSRGASMDARDLNRSTPLLIAAQSGHAAAVQALLDLGANERAMDKLDKTALYLSAEHGKLEALQVLTESERGRDLLNITDCYGRPPLHVAVSCGNMAVLEMLLRSGAEIYKKNEEQDTILHLAARKGHTSIVRELVVECRTMLDAENEDLDTPLHLACKFGHEEVVKVLLASGSDVGDTNAACATPLHLAAEKGHTECCRMLLQHGAHIDCFNKDNKTPLLLAVLGSHVGVTRLLLDHGASLRSRDASEMNALEIAIENGLKDVVLSIIRSPAWEDGLRKVYEDPDGHRATPFRKLIEKMPGVAEEVLDRCIKTTKTSLDEKKIQEEVNFEFLDDTYQLHTGPSQFDSRGRLVSSARPYTTNARVLTNNHPLMLMVVYLRTNLLAHPVCVHLIKQKWYNYGSVQQFVYYGNLFLYLTFVTCLTGYVISVRDLNWVTGGNMTDLLRDAGRCREVDWESDFRLTLLKACKGIIIALAVVEMLKEVSQIYQARLAYLTFENLLEWICYVTAVVFVLDFADCPIKQDWQWQVGATSIFLAWINFLLFIRVFPFFGIYVIMFTEVFTTFSSFFVVFFLFIIAFALGFYTVLGTQFAFRSPSHSLLRTFVMMIGEINFVEVFSNNDDPLEYPQVTYALVIAFLVIMSILIMNLLVGLAVDDIKAVQEQAMLQKLAMQTKLLMEVEMVIPDRVRRKYVVSKLEVTGTRRSLLSWVLGKITLSEAKEVDEMETLRREVLSLNSAMNDLGEMKAMLTDMAELKSAVKDVGELKTQVAEVLNHMHPQTKRTKSIFRIF; this comes from the exons ATGAAGCCGCGCCAGACCAAAGCCAAGCCAGAATCATCCGCACTTCAAGACAACCAAGTCGGAGGCG GAACTCACCCGGCCGCCCCCTCACCCATCACGCCCACGACcacgcccaccacgcccaccacgcccaccacgCCCTCAGAGCTCACCGAGGAGTCGATGGTGCGTCTCCTGGCGAAGCACGGCGCCCTTCTGGATACGCAGGACAAGTACGGCCAGACGCCCTTGCATTTCGCCTCCATGACGGGGAACTTGGCGGCGGCGAGGGACCTTGTCAAGTGCGGAGCcgtggtggag atcgaGGACAACCAGCAAATGACGCCCATCATCGTCGCGGCCACGTACGGATACGCAGACATCGTTCGTTTACTTCTCGTCCAAGCCAAAGCCAACATCAGACACGCGGACTCATCCAAACAAAACGCTTTGCACAGAGCAGCGAAAGGAGGACATTTG GAAATCGTGAAGATGATGATCCAGACTGCTAAGACAATGAAGAATTTCCAGAGTTTCTTAGACGCTCGAGACGCCAAGAAGAAAACGTCCTTGTATCATGCAGCGAGCAATGGTCATGCAGAG GTCGTGGCCCTACTACTTGCCGAAGGAGCGGATGTAGACGCCGACAACGTGACATTAGCCACGCCCCTTCACGCCGCAGCCAGCGTGGGTAACGTGTTGGTGATCTCGATGCTgctggag TACAACGCCCAACTCGACGCCGCCGATCTCTACCAGCGCACGCCCCTGATGTACGCGGCGGGCGGCGACCACACGGAGGCCATTGCGACGCTGGTGTCCAGGGGCGCCAGCATGGATGCCAGGGACTT aAACCGGTCGACGCCCCTGCTGATCGCGGCGCAGAGCGGGCACGCGGCGGCCGTGCAGGCACTCCTCGACCTGGGTGCCAACGAGAGGGCCATGGACAAGCTGGACAAGACGGCGCTCTACCTCAGTGCCGAACATGGCAAGCTGGAGGCTCTGCAG GTGCTgacggagagcgagcgaggaCGCGACCTTCTGAACATCACCGACTGCTACGGGCGCCCTCCCCTCCACGTGGCGGTGTCCTGCGGCAACATGGCGGTGCTGGAGATGCTGCTGAGGTCGGGGGCGGAAATCTACAAGAAGAATGAGGAGCAGGACACCATTCTTCATTTGGCTGCGAGGAAGGGACACACCAG CATCGTCCGCGAACTCGTAGTGGAATGTCGGACTATGCTTGACGCCGAGAATGAGGACCTAGACACGCCCCTTCACCTCGCCTGCAAATTCGGACACGAGGAGGTGGTCAAGGTGCTGCTCGCATCAGGTTCCGACGTAGGTGACACCAACGCCGCCTGTGCTACTCCCTTGCACCTGGCCGCGGAGAAGGGACACACCGAGTGCTGCAGGATGCTGTTGCAACACGGGGCGCATATTGATTGCTTTAATAAG GACAACAAAACCCCCCTCCTCCTAGCGGTGTTGGGGAGCCACGTGGGAGTCACTCGCCTCCTCCTCGACCACGGAGCATCCCTCAGATCCCGAGATGCGTCGGAGATGAACGCCTTGGAGATCGCCATAGAAAACGGGTTGAA GGACGTGGTCCTCAGCATCATCCGATCCCCAGCGTGGGAGGACGGGCTGAGGAAGGTGTACGAGGACCCGGATGGACACAGAGCAACGCCCTTCAGGAAACTTATCGAGAAAATGCCTGGGGTCGCTGAAGAAGTGCTGGACAG gTGCATCAAAACCACCAAGACATCCCTCGACGAAAAGAAAATTCAAGAAGAAGTCAATTTTGAATTTCTCGACGACACCTACCAGCTGCACACCGGTCCCTCCCAATTCGACTCCCGCGGGAGACTGGTATCGAGCGCTCGACCTTACACTACGAATGCCCGGGTCCTCACCAATAACCATCCGCTGATGCTTATGGTTGTGTACTTAAGAACGAACCTGTTGGCTCATCCTGTGTGCGTTCATCTCATCAAACAGAAGTGGTATAATTATGGCAG TGTACAACA GTTTGTGTACTATGGCAACCTGTTCCTTTACCTCACCTTCGTCACGTGCCTCACCGGTTACGTCATCTCTGTCAG GGATCTGAACTGGGTGACGGGAGGCAACATGACCGATTTGCTGAGAGACGCCGGTCGGTGCCGC gAAGTGGACTGGGAGAGCGACTTCCGGCTGACTCTCCTGAAGGCGTGCAAGGGCATCATAATTGCCCTCGCGGTGGTCGAGATGCTGAAGGAGGTGTCTCAGATCTATCAG GCGCGGTTGGCCTACCTCACCTTCGAAAACCTCCTGGAGTGGATCTGCTACGTGACGGCCGTCGTCTTCGTTTTGGATTTCGCTGACTGCCCCATCAAACAG GATTGGCAGTGGCAAGTCGGAGCGACGTCCATATTTCTCGCCTGGATTAACTTCCTTCTGTTCATCCGTGTGTTCCCGTTCTTTGGCATCTACGTCATCATGTTCACCGAAGTGTTCACGACGTTCAGCAGCTTCTTCGTGGTGTTCTTCCTGTTCATTATCGCCTTTGCGCTGGGGTTCTATACT GTGTTAGGGACGCAGTTTGCCTTCCGAagtccctcccattccctcctcagGACGTTCGTGATGATGATCGGCGAGATTAATTTCGTGGAGGTCTTCAGCAACAACGATGACCCTCTTGAG taTCCCCAAGTGACCTACGCCCTCGTCATCGCCTTCCTGGTCATCATGTCCATCCTCATCATGAATCTGCTGGTGGGTCTGGCCGTCGACGACATCAAGGCCGTACAGGAGCAGGCCATGTTGCAGAAGCTGGCTATGCAAACCAAG CTGCTGATGGAAGTCGAGATGGTGATCCCCGACCGAGTGCGCCGGAAGTACGTCGTGAGCAAACTCGAGGTGACCGGCACAAGGAGAAGTCTCCTGTCCTGGGTTTTGGGCAAGATCACCCTCAGCGAAGCCAAGGAG gtCGACGAAATGGAGACCCTCCGGAGAGAAGTCCTCAGCCTCAACTCAGCCATGAACGACCTGGGCGAGATGAAAGCCATGCTGACTGATATGGCTGAGCTGAAGTCTGCTGTGAAGGACGTGGGGGAACTGAAGACACAGGTGGCCGAGGTTCTGAACCATATGCATCCTCAGACTAAGAGAACCAAGTCGATTTTCAGGATATTTTGA